One genomic window of Amphiura filiformis chromosome 3, Afil_fr2py, whole genome shotgun sequence includes the following:
- the LOC140148786 gene encoding thioredoxin-like protein 4B: MSFLLPKLGSKKEVDEAIKTTEDLVLVLRFGNDTDSTCLQLDDILSKTSHDLSKMAHIYLVDVGNVPTYTRYFDISLIPATIFFFNGQHMKVDYGTPDHTKFIGSFKTKQDFVDLVEVLFRGAMKGKLMVQCPIDPRNIPKYELLYKNI, from the exons ATGAGTTTTCTACTACCAAAATTAGGTAGTAAAAAAGAAGTAGATGAAGCAATCAAGACAACGGAGGACTTGGTGCTTGTACTGCGATTTGGAAATGACACAGATTCTACATGTCTTCAGCTAGATGATATT CTTTCCAAAACATCACATGATCTTTCAAAGATGGCACACATTTACCTGGTTGATGTGGGTAATGTGCCCACCTAcacacgctattttgatatctcATTAATTCCAGCAACCATATTTTTCTTCAATGGACAACATATGAAAGTAGACTATGG AACACCAGATCATACCAAATTCATTGGCAGTTTTAAAACCAAACAAGATTTTGTTGATTTAGTGGAAGTGTTGTTTCGTGGAGCAATGAAAGGCAAACTGATGGTACAATGTCCAATTGACCCAAGGAACATTCCAAAATATGAGCTGCTTTATAAAAATATATGA